One window from the genome of Alkalihalobacillus sp. LMS6 encodes:
- a CDS encoding sensor histidine kinase, whose translation MVIEKLIINVFAIVIPVLIYSLRAEGSWKIQRSLTMFLFMSVAVIFCMLFSIEFEGVQWDLRYIPVLLAFLYGGKRAGWGVTAIAVIVRLFQGGDLALLGIGLVLLTALFFGVFVSRFFTLPPKWARVKYAAMLLLFPALLQTFITILFIYNYSSGDFGLWIVGLEYIAFLVATVVLIGHFFETLLERERIVAELVATEKDHTKGELAASIAHEVRNPLTVVKGFVQLLSEDKQHAEYHKLILSELDRAESIIHDYLHSTKPPQYASFQLENTVSEVVALLTPYADERSITLSARTKESAEVMGNENKLKQALINFIKNAIEASNSNGDVVVYLMLHNGRAVIEIIDGGVGMTRQQLKQLGTAYFTTKEDGNGIGTMVSIRMVEMMNGIVTFKSKLGKGTKVVIYLPTK comes from the coding sequence ATGGTTATCGAAAAACTCATTATCAATGTATTTGCCATTGTAATCCCCGTGCTTATTTATAGCTTGCGTGCTGAAGGAAGTTGGAAGATTCAACGCTCGTTAACAATGTTTTTGTTTATGAGCGTTGCGGTTATTTTTTGCATGCTGTTTTCAATTGAATTTGAAGGGGTCCAATGGGACTTACGTTATATACCGGTTTTACTAGCATTTTTATATGGCGGTAAACGAGCAGGATGGGGCGTTACTGCTATAGCGGTTATTGTGAGACTTTTTCAAGGGGGAGACTTAGCGTTATTAGGCATAGGTCTTGTCTTGTTAACGGCTTTGTTTTTTGGTGTGTTTGTTAGTCGCTTTTTTACGTTACCGCCGAAATGGGCTAGAGTAAAGTATGCAGCAATGCTTTTACTCTTTCCTGCTTTGTTGCAAACGTTTATTACGATCCTGTTTATTTACAATTATTCAAGTGGAGATTTTGGCCTATGGATTGTTGGCCTGGAGTATATTGCTTTTCTTGTAGCCACCGTCGTTTTGATTGGACATTTCTTTGAGACCTTGTTGGAGAGAGAACGCATTGTTGCGGAATTAGTTGCAACAGAAAAAGATCATACAAAAGGAGAATTAGCGGCTTCAATTGCTCATGAAGTTCGAAATCCGTTAACCGTTGTAAAAGGTTTTGTGCAATTATTGTCAGAAGATAAACAACATGCTGAATATCACAAACTTATTTTAAGTGAATTGGATCGAGCCGAATCCATTATTCATGATTATTTGCATTCAACCAAACCGCCACAATACGCATCGTTTCAGCTAGAGAATACAGTATCAGAAGTTGTTGCGTTGTTGACCCCATATGCAGACGAACGTTCCATTACTCTTTCTGCACGGACGAAAGAAAGCGCTGAAGTGATGGGGAACGAGAATAAATTAAAGCAAGCTTTAATCAATTTTATAAAAAATGCCATTGAAGCATCGAATTCAAATGGTGATGTCGTCGTTTATTTAATGTTGCATAATGGTCGAGCTGTGATTGAAATTATTGACGGCGGTGTCGGTATGACTCGCCAACAGTTAAAGCAACTTGGAACAGCTTATTTTACTACAAAAGAGGATGGAAATGGAATTGGTACGATGGTATCCATTCGCATGGTTGAAATGATGAACGGGATCGTGACGTTTAAGAGTAAATTAGGCAAGGGAACAAAAGTGGTTATTTACCTCCCAACAAAATGA
- a CDS encoding SDR family NAD(P)-dependent oxidoreductase: MKIAIVVGVSKGLGSAVVEQLLEQEYEVLGLSRNEPKTSVQDHPSFTYIYYDAGATHERGNRFQDIVKEISVQDLSDIVFIYNAAILDPVGKIGTLKDAEFSKHMEINFVAPLELSNQFLAFFQDIQANKRMVFITSGAASNPVPSWTSYSSSKAALDMMVKSIAAEQQDTASPVSIIGFNPGIMNTDMQATIRSYDENQFPAVSQFKQYHSSGRLRSAQVVAKALLQVVEDPSLRSGAIVSVENYV, from the coding sequence ATGAAAATTGCGATTGTCGTTGGCGTTTCGAAAGGGTTAGGTTCTGCGGTTGTTGAGCAACTTCTTGAACAAGAGTATGAGGTACTTGGTTTATCACGAAATGAACCAAAAACGTCGGTTCAAGATCACCCTTCCTTCACATATATTTATTATGATGCAGGCGCCACCCACGAACGAGGGAATAGATTTCAAGACATAGTAAAGGAAATAAGCGTTCAAGATCTATCGGACATTGTTTTCATTTACAATGCTGCTATTCTTGATCCAGTTGGTAAAATAGGAACTTTGAAAGACGCGGAGTTTAGCAAGCATATGGAAATCAACTTTGTTGCTCCATTAGAATTAAGTAATCAATTTTTAGCGTTTTTCCAAGACATACAAGCAAATAAACGGATGGTATTTATTACCTCAGGAGCAGCCTCTAACCCCGTGCCTTCATGGACGAGCTATTCAAGCTCCAAAGCAGCCCTTGATATGATGGTCAAGTCCATTGCAGCTGAACAGCAAGATACAGCCTCCCCTGTCTCCATTATTGGATTTAATCCAGGCATCATGAACACAGATATGCAGGCAACGATTAGAAGCTACGATGAAAATCAATTTCCTGCTGTTTCCCAGTTTAAACAGTACCATTCTTCCGGAAGACTACGCTCAGCTCAAGTTGTTGCCAAGGCTTTATTACAAGTTGTTGAAGACCCGTCTTTACGCTCTGGAGCGATTGTATCTGTAGAGAACTATGTCTAA
- a CDS encoding glycerol-3-phosphate dehydrogenase/oxidase — protein sequence MTFSSKTRKTSIQEMQNSELDLLIIGGGITGVGTALDAATRGLKVGLIDMQDFAAGTSSRSTKLIHGGLRYLKQFEIKLVAEVGKEREIVYENAPHVTTPLRMMLPFYKGGTFNSFTTSIGLRVYDKLAGVKKGERRTMMRSKQAIKREPILAPDELKGAGMYVEYRTDDARLTMEVAKTASLYGAHLANYVKAESFTYENNHVNGVVARDLQTGDAIVLHAKNIVNATGPWVDTLREQDRSKKGKTIHLTKGVHFVFSKRHLPLNQALYFDTPYDDGRMMFAIPRGEKVYVGTTDTNYKGSMNEPGVTQEDVEYIIGAINARFPDFQLTKKDIESSWSGLRPLIHEEGKDPSDISRKDEIFLSESGLITIAGGKLTGYRKMAADIVDRVCETLEAEGMDTYPQSKTKHLVLSGGKVGGSDRLDHFQKVHIEAGVKLGLNEELARKLVERYGSNVPQVFAYLDDPRAETYQLPKDVWASLLYGIHHEMALTPVDFFLRRTSDLLFDVQTVTTYKDQVIDAMGSLLEWSENEKTDHQNELEEQLHYLTLAHLNE from the coding sequence ATGACCTTTTCGTCAAAAACGCGTAAAACATCGATTCAAGAGATGCAGAACAGCGAATTAGACTTATTAATTATTGGCGGTGGAATTACTGGCGTTGGTACAGCCCTTGATGCGGCTACTAGAGGATTAAAAGTTGGATTAATTGACATGCAAGATTTTGCTGCTGGAACCTCTAGCCGCTCAACGAAATTGATTCACGGTGGCCTTCGCTATTTAAAGCAATTTGAAATTAAGCTTGTGGCTGAAGTTGGCAAGGAACGAGAGATTGTCTATGAAAATGCCCCGCACGTAACGACACCTTTAAGGATGATGTTGCCTTTTTATAAAGGTGGAACATTTAACTCGTTTACAACCTCAATTGGCTTACGAGTTTATGATAAATTAGCTGGCGTAAAAAAAGGGGAAAGACGAACGATGATGCGTTCAAAACAAGCTATAAAGCGAGAGCCGATTTTAGCACCTGATGAGTTAAAAGGCGCAGGCATGTATGTAGAATATCGAACCGACGATGCTCGCTTAACGATGGAAGTTGCCAAGACAGCTTCTCTCTATGGTGCGCACTTAGCAAATTATGTAAAGGCTGAATCATTCACATATGAAAATAACCACGTGAATGGCGTTGTTGCGAGAGATTTACAGACGGGAGATGCGATTGTTCTTCATGCTAAAAATATTGTCAATGCAACAGGACCATGGGTGGATACATTAAGAGAACAAGATCGCTCAAAAAAAGGGAAAACCATTCATTTAACAAAAGGGGTTCACTTTGTTTTCTCAAAACGACATCTTCCATTAAATCAAGCGCTCTATTTTGATACCCCTTATGATGATGGTCGAATGATGTTTGCGATTCCTCGTGGAGAGAAAGTATATGTTGGCACAACGGATACAAATTACAAGGGCTCAATGAATGAACCTGGCGTGACTCAAGAAGATGTGGAGTATATTATCGGAGCGATCAATGCGCGTTTTCCAGATTTTCAACTTACGAAAAAAGACATCGAGTCAAGCTGGTCTGGTTTGCGACCACTTATTCATGAAGAAGGAAAAGATCCGTCAGATATCTCGCGAAAAGATGAAATATTCCTTTCTGAAAGTGGATTGATTACAATTGCTGGCGGAAAATTAACAGGCTATCGGAAAATGGCAGCAGATATTGTTGATCGTGTTTGTGAAACCCTTGAAGCAGAGGGGATGGATACATACCCTCAATCAAAAACGAAGCACCTTGTTTTAAGTGGAGGGAAAGTTGGTGGTTCTGATCGCTTAGACCATTTCCAGAAGGTTCATATTGAAGCAGGCGTGAAACTTGGGTTAAATGAAGAGCTGGCTCGAAAACTCGTCGAGCGTTATGGGTCAAACGTGCCACAAGTTTTTGCTTATTTAGATGATCCTCGTGCAGAAACGTATCAATTGCCAAAGGATGTTTGGGCATCGCTACTGTACGGCATTCATCATGAAATGGCCCTAACCCCTGTTGATTTCTTCTTACGACGGACGTCAGATTTGCTTTTCGATGTTCAAACCGTAACGACGTACAAGGATCAAGTCATTGATGCAATGGGATCGCTATTAGAGTGGAGTGAAAATGAGAAAACCGATCATCAAAATGAGTTGGAAGAACAGCTGCATTACTTGACACTCGCTCATTTAAACGAATAA
- a CDS encoding sodium:alanine symporter family protein gives MEVFHNLITSINGVTSYILVAALISVGIYFTFRTKFVQFRLFPEMFRAITEKKSKKGEVSAFQAFCISAASRVGAANISGVAIAITTGGPGAIFWMWVIAIIGMATGFVESMLAQVYKVRKDGQFRGGPAYYIDRALGQRWLGIIFALLIAVTFGFIFNSLQANTITAAFDTAFNFNPLTVGIVIALAVGVIIFGGIRSISVFSSIVVPIMAVLYVGVVGFVVVTNFEAVPAVFSLIVGNAFGFQEATVGIFVGLLVGAQRGLFSNEAGMGSVPNAAATADVSHPAKQGLVQSLGVFFDTIIICSATAFVILLTDVYTLAPDGINGVALTQQSLGILVGDWAVPFIAIAIFFFSFSSLIGNYYYGETNLAFIKEGTIWLQVYRLAVMAMIVFGSMASMALVWDMADVFMAFTTIVNLIAIVLIGKIAIAVINDYVAQRKVGKDPVFKSKNIPGLKNADTWDD, from the coding sequence ATGGAAGTTTTTCACAATCTGATTACAAGTATTAATGGAGTGACGTCATACATACTTGTAGCTGCTCTCATCAGTGTAGGTATTTATTTTACGTTTCGGACTAAGTTCGTTCAATTTCGTCTTTTTCCTGAAATGTTTCGTGCAATTACAGAAAAGAAATCAAAAAAAGGCGAAGTGTCTGCATTCCAAGCGTTTTGTATTAGTGCCGCGTCTCGAGTAGGCGCAGCGAATATCTCAGGTGTTGCGATAGCGATTACAACTGGCGGACCTGGCGCTATTTTTTGGATGTGGGTCATTGCTATTATCGGGATGGCGACAGGATTCGTTGAAAGTATGCTTGCACAAGTATATAAAGTGCGAAAAGATGGCCAATTCCGTGGTGGACCTGCTTATTACATTGATCGTGCATTAGGCCAGCGCTGGCTTGGAATTATCTTTGCGCTATTAATTGCTGTAACTTTTGGCTTTATTTTTAATTCGCTACAAGCAAATACAATCACGGCCGCGTTTGATACCGCTTTTAATTTTAATCCACTAACAGTAGGGATTGTTATTGCACTTGCAGTAGGGGTCATCATCTTTGGAGGAATTCGCTCGATTTCGGTTTTCTCAAGTATTGTCGTGCCGATCATGGCCGTTCTTTACGTTGGGGTTGTGGGATTTGTTGTGGTTACAAATTTTGAAGCTGTTCCAGCGGTGTTTTCATTAATTGTTGGAAATGCGTTTGGCTTCCAAGAAGCAACAGTTGGAATCTTTGTCGGCTTACTTGTTGGGGCCCAGCGTGGATTGTTCTCGAACGAAGCCGGTATGGGTAGTGTGCCAAATGCTGCTGCGACTGCTGACGTTTCACACCCAGCAAAACAAGGGTTGGTTCAATCATTAGGTGTATTTTTTGACACGATTATTATTTGTTCAGCGACTGCGTTTGTAATTTTATTAACAGATGTTTATACCCTTGCTCCAGACGGTATTAATGGAGTTGCGTTGACGCAACAATCATTGGGAATCCTTGTTGGAGATTGGGCTGTGCCATTTATTGCGATTGCCATTTTCTTCTTCTCATTTTCTTCATTAATTGGGAATTATTACTATGGCGAAACAAATCTTGCTTTTATTAAAGAAGGAACCATTTGGCTACAAGTGTACCGCCTCGCTGTAATGGCGATGATTGTATTTGGTTCTATGGCAAGTATGGCGCTTGTATGGGACATGGCAGATGTCTTTATGGCGTTTACCACCATTGTCAACTTAATTGCGATTGTTTTAATTGGTAAGATTGCGATTGCCGTAATTAACGATTACGTAGCACAACGGAAAGTTGGGAAAGATCCAGTATTTAAAAGTAAGAACATTCCTGGCTTAAAAAATGCTGACACATGGGATGATTAA
- a CDS encoding polysaccharide biosynthesis protein has translation MLSTFFRGVLVLSGAAFIGECLEFIINIVLARELGDEAFGLYMAILPTMLFVVVLASVELPVSISKLVAEKEPNYHWGVLLQALKLATVCAVTVMVAALVILPQLSVLDNYHIGVQWMLFLLIPVITFSSVAKGYLMGAQQTSKIAIANILKRTAQLGGLLIVFYMFSFTSDLAIFMALLALKLSELLVLFYLVVVFIRKIYQTKKDHTQKKVNQKEIQKKLLAVSIPTTGLRIFHSITFAVKPFLITLALTNAGVLESVALVQYGKLAGIAFTIGFFPAFVAHALLIVLIPIVSESYAKRQYDTLHYYLRLSLLVTFAYGMPIVLMFYFFAEPITTLFFGPSPAADYLKLLIPYFLFHYCATPLQAYLIGIGLVKDAFLHSFYATVVSFCLMIALGSMPSLQMNGIIIGMNMSAVLLTVLHYITICKKLKLNMLMRPGESWLFR, from the coding sequence GTGTTGAGTACGTTTTTCCGCGGTGTGCTAGTTTTAAGTGGAGCTGCCTTCATAGGAGAATGCTTGGAGTTTATTATTAATATTGTTTTGGCTAGAGAGCTAGGGGATGAAGCATTTGGTTTATACATGGCGATCTTACCGACAATGTTATTTGTCGTGGTGCTCGCAAGTGTAGAACTACCTGTCTCGATCTCAAAACTAGTTGCAGAAAAAGAACCGAATTATCATTGGGGTGTGTTGTTACAAGCATTAAAGCTGGCTACAGTTTGTGCGGTAACGGTGATGGTTGCGGCGCTAGTGATTTTGCCTCAATTAAGTGTGTTAGACAATTATCATATTGGGGTTCAGTGGATGTTATTTTTACTGATTCCCGTTATCACCTTTTCCTCTGTTGCAAAAGGGTATTTAATGGGCGCACAACAAACGTCTAAAATAGCAATCGCAAATATTTTGAAACGAACTGCACAGCTAGGTGGCTTATTAATTGTCTTTTACATGTTTTCTTTCACAAGTGACCTTGCTATTTTTATGGCATTGTTAGCGCTGAAATTAAGCGAACTTTTGGTGTTGTTTTACTTAGTGGTGGTGTTTATTCGTAAAATTTATCAAACGAAGAAAGATCATACGCAAAAAAAAGTAAACCAAAAAGAAATTCAGAAAAAATTATTAGCCGTGTCTATTCCTACAACTGGGTTACGTATTTTTCATTCAATCACATTTGCTGTTAAACCGTTTTTAATTACGTTGGCTCTCACGAATGCAGGTGTGCTAGAAAGTGTCGCACTTGTACAGTATGGAAAACTAGCGGGTATTGCATTTACCATTGGTTTTTTCCCAGCCTTTGTAGCGCATGCTCTGCTAATTGTGTTAATTCCTATCGTTTCAGAAAGTTATGCAAAACGACAATACGATACGCTTCATTACTATTTGCGTTTATCGCTCCTTGTGACGTTTGCTTATGGAATGCCCATCGTACTGATGTTTTACTTTTTTGCTGAACCAATTACGACATTGTTTTTTGGACCGTCACCGGCAGCAGATTACTTGAAGCTCTTAATTCCGTATTTTTTGTTTCATTATTGTGCAACGCCACTGCAAGCGTATTTAATTGGAATCGGGTTAGTGAAGGATGCGTTTCTACACTCGTTTTATGCAACGGTGGTATCCTTTTGCTTAATGATCGCCCTTGGATCTATGCCAAGTTTACAAATGAACGGCATTATTATCGGGATGAATATGAGTGCGGTGTTGTTAACGGTTCTTCACTACATTACAATTTGCAAAAAATTAAAATTAAATATGTTGATGCGACCAGGGGAAAGTTGGTTGTTCAGATGA
- a CDS encoding gamma-glutamyltransferase family protein, with translation MNFDPHNHPYPSKRMPAYAKNGMVATSQPLAAQAGRDILNQGGNAVDAAIATAACLTVVEPCSNGIGGDAFAIVWLDGDLYGLNGSGPSPASMTIDAVKQRGYDTMPTTGLIPVTVPGAPASWASLSKRFGKLPLLDVLQPAITLAEEGFAVTPTISRQWKTSYKRFQAAHIGDEFSAWFETFSLNQRAPEPGEIWRSPNHAHTLRLIGETNAKAFYSGELADQIDAFFKKHHGFLRKEDLAAFEPEWVDPIHTNYKGYDVWEIPPNGQGLIALMALNILENVEINEKENVDTYHKQIEALKLAFTDGQAYITDENHMSVPTQSLLDKSYAAKRAQEIGETAQLPTVGKPTASGTVYLCTADSEGNMVSFIQSNYMGFGSGLVVPGTGISLQNRGHSFSLDHNHDNALAPNKRPYHTIIPGFLTKDQQAVGPFGVMGGFMQPQGHVQVVMNTVDFLLHPQAALDSPRWQWTEGNKILLEPSFPRHIAEALARKGHDVTIANDVMSFGRGQIIWKDDEKESYVGGTESRTDSHIATL, from the coding sequence TTGAATTTTGATCCACACAATCACCCATACCCTTCAAAACGAATGCCCGCTTATGCAAAGAATGGAATGGTGGCAACATCACAACCTCTGGCAGCACAAGCTGGTAGAGATATTCTTAACCAAGGCGGCAATGCCGTCGATGCTGCGATTGCAACAGCAGCATGCTTAACAGTTGTAGAACCTTGTTCAAATGGAATTGGCGGTGATGCCTTTGCCATTGTTTGGCTCGACGGTGACCTATATGGACTTAATGGTAGTGGTCCTTCTCCAGCCTCAATGACTATTGATGCGGTAAAGCAACGTGGGTATGACACAATGCCTACAACTGGACTCATTCCCGTGACCGTACCAGGAGCGCCTGCTTCATGGGCAAGCTTATCTAAACGATTCGGAAAATTACCTTTATTAGATGTTCTTCAACCTGCTATTACACTTGCCGAGGAAGGTTTTGCGGTAACGCCTACTATTTCTCGACAATGGAAAACAAGTTATAAACGGTTTCAAGCTGCTCATATAGGAGACGAATTTTCAGCTTGGTTTGAGACATTTTCGTTGAATCAACGTGCGCCGGAACCTGGGGAGATTTGGCGTTCTCCAAATCATGCACATACGTTACGGTTAATTGGCGAGACAAACGCAAAAGCGTTTTATTCCGGAGAATTAGCAGATCAAATTGACGCTTTTTTCAAAAAGCATCATGGTTTTTTGCGTAAAGAAGATCTTGCCGCTTTCGAACCTGAATGGGTTGATCCGATCCACACGAACTATAAAGGTTATGACGTATGGGAGATTCCTCCAAACGGACAAGGCTTAATTGCTTTAATGGCGTTGAATATTCTCGAAAACGTGGAGATTAATGAAAAAGAAAACGTCGATACGTATCATAAGCAAATCGAAGCGTTAAAACTTGCATTTACAGATGGACAAGCGTACATTACAGACGAAAACCATATGAGCGTTCCCACCCAGTCGCTTCTCGATAAATCTTATGCAGCAAAACGGGCGCAAGAAATTGGCGAAACGGCGCAATTACCAACTGTCGGGAAACCAACTGCAAGTGGTACCGTCTATCTATGTACAGCTGACAGTGAAGGCAATATGGTATCGTTTATCCAGTCAAACTACATGGGCTTTGGCTCTGGTTTAGTCGTTCCGGGGACAGGCATCTCTCTACAAAATCGCGGTCATTCCTTTTCACTCGACCACAACCACGACAATGCACTTGCACCAAACAAACGCCCATATCATACGATTATTCCAGGCTTCCTCACAAAAGATCAACAAGCTGTTGGACCGTTTGGCGTTATGGGTGGGTTTATGCAGCCACAAGGTCATGTACAAGTCGTTATGAATACAGTTGACTTTCTTCTGCATCCACAAGCAGCATTGGATTCTCCACGCTGGCAATGGACAGAAGGAAACAAAATTTTATTAGAGCCATCCTTTCCTCGTCATATTGCAGAAGCGCTCGCACGCAAAGGTCATGACGTAACGATTGCAAATGACGTCATGTCTTTTGGAAGAGGCCAAATCATTTGGAAAGACGACGAAAAAGAGAGCTATGTTGGCGGTACAGAATCAAGAACAGATAGTCATATCGCTACGTTATAA
- the treP gene encoding PTS system trehalose-specific EIIBC component: MAVNYKKSAEQILEAIGGEENISSATHCVTRLRLVLQDESQVDTKKLEALDVVKGTFSANGQFQIILGNGVVDKVYKEMMALTGREEESKDDVKENAAKKGNPLQRGIKVLADVFIPILPAIVTAGLLMGLNNILTGADIFYDGASIIDVHPQWADFADIINVIASTAFTFLPALIGWSAVKRFGGSPLLGIVLGLILVNPALLSAWDYGAAREAGEIPTWNLFGLEIQQLGYQGQVLPVFVASIILAKIEVFLRKRISDSFHLLTVAPIALLVTSFITFIAVGPITFAIGNGIADGFIWLFDTIPAIAGFLYGIIYGPLVITGMHHTFLAVDLQLTGSEGGGTFLWPILALSNIAQGSAAFAMYFVLKNKNLKGLAGTSGLSAWLGITEPALFGVNLRFRFPFFAAIISSGLAGMFISMQNVLAHSVGVGGIPGIFVIQSGGWIAFAIGMAIVIALPFVATLLYGKIRNPKSLHE; this comes from the coding sequence ATGGCTGTTAACTACAAAAAATCTGCTGAACAGATTTTAGAGGCCATTGGTGGAGAAGAGAACATTTCTTCAGCTACACACTGCGTGACGCGACTGCGACTTGTTTTACAAGATGAAAGTCAAGTAGATACGAAAAAACTGGAAGCGCTTGATGTAGTAAAAGGAACATTTTCTGCAAACGGGCAGTTTCAAATCATATTAGGTAACGGTGTCGTCGATAAAGTGTATAAAGAAATGATGGCATTGACGGGCCGTGAAGAAGAGTCAAAAGATGACGTGAAAGAAAACGCTGCTAAAAAAGGAAACCCCTTACAAAGAGGGATTAAAGTCTTAGCAGACGTATTTATCCCAATCTTGCCAGCGATTGTGACTGCTGGTTTGTTAATGGGTTTAAACAATATTTTAACCGGCGCAGATATTTTTTATGATGGTGCATCCATTATTGATGTTCATCCTCAATGGGCGGATTTTGCCGATATTATTAATGTCATTGCGAGTACCGCCTTTACCTTCTTACCAGCGTTAATCGGGTGGTCAGCCGTGAAGCGATTTGGAGGCAGTCCGCTGCTTGGTATTGTCTTAGGATTAATTCTTGTTAATCCAGCGTTATTAAGTGCTTGGGATTATGGAGCTGCTCGTGAAGCTGGTGAAATTCCTACTTGGAACTTGTTTGGCTTAGAAATTCAGCAACTTGGTTATCAAGGACAGGTACTGCCGGTGTTCGTCGCATCCATTATTTTAGCGAAAATAGAAGTATTTTTACGTAAGCGAATTTCCGATTCATTCCATTTGTTAACAGTAGCTCCAATTGCTTTATTGGTAACGAGTTTTATTACGTTTATTGCGGTCGGACCAATCACGTTTGCAATCGGTAACGGAATTGCAGATGGCTTCATTTGGTTGTTCGATACGATTCCAGCGATTGCAGGATTCTTGTATGGCATTATTTATGGTCCGCTCGTGATTACAGGGATGCACCATACGTTCCTTGCCGTTGATTTACAGCTAACAGGTAGTGAAGGTGGCGGCACATTCTTATGGCCGATTCTAGCATTATCAAACATTGCGCAAGGTTCTGCTGCATTTGCGATGTATTTTGTCTTAAAGAATAAGAACTTAAAAGGATTAGCAGGCACATCAGGGCTGTCTGCGTGGTTAGGGATAACAGAACCAGCACTATTCGGTGTTAATCTTCGTTTCCGCTTCCCGTTTTTTGCAGCGATTATTAGCTCCGGTCTTGCAGGAATGTTCATTTCTATGCAAAATGTACTGGCGCACAGCGTTGGTGTAGGTGGGATACCAGGTATTTTCGTTATTCAGTCTGGTGGCTGGATTGCCTTTGCGATCGGGATGGCAATCGTTATTGCACTCCCATTTGTGGCAACCCTTCTTTACGGAAAGATTAGAAATCCGAAGAGCCTACATGAATAA
- the treR gene encoding trehalose operon repressor, producing the protein MKSKFQSIYQHLIKDMQNGKYQAGDTLPSEHELTEFFQASRETIRKALKQLSEHGYIQKIQGKGSVVLDLQRLDFPVSGVTSFQELNQQLGMKAETEVVTFKECRATPKQAKQFQLPDDSIVLEIARVRLIDGERIILDKDWFPKMLVPGLTEDISSGSIYEYIEKTLGLTISFAKKEIVVEVATDEELQLLDVEPGSQIVVVRSLTYLEDATLLQITESRHRPDRFRFVEFARRYKT; encoded by the coding sequence TTGAAAAGTAAATTTCAGTCGATCTATCAACATCTTATTAAAGATATGCAAAATGGAAAGTATCAAGCTGGTGATACGCTACCATCGGAGCATGAACTTACGGAGTTTTTTCAGGCATCAAGAGAAACGATTCGAAAAGCACTAAAGCAGCTATCAGAACATGGCTACATTCAAAAGATACAAGGAAAAGGGTCCGTTGTACTCGATTTACAGCGCTTGGATTTTCCTGTTTCGGGTGTAACCAGCTTTCAAGAGTTAAATCAACAGCTTGGGATGAAGGCAGAGACAGAAGTGGTAACCTTTAAAGAATGTCGCGCTACGCCTAAGCAAGCGAAGCAATTTCAGCTCCCGGATGATTCGATTGTTCTAGAGATTGCTCGAGTACGGTTAATTGATGGAGAGCGAATCATTCTAGATAAAGATTGGTTTCCAAAGATGCTAGTACCAGGTTTAACAGAAGACATTAGTTCTGGTAGTATCTATGAGTATATTGAGAAGACTCTAGGCTTAACCATTAGTTTTGCTAAAAAAGAAATCGTTGTAGAGGTTGCAACAGATGAAGAGCTCCAGTTGCTAGACGTTGAGCCAGGAAGTCAAATCGTTGTTGTTCGCAGCTTGACGTATTTAGAAGATGCAACGCTTCTTCAAATAACAGAGTCACGTCACCGCCCTGACCGCTTCAGGTTTGTTGAATTTGCAAGAAGGTATAAAACGTGA
- a CDS encoding glutathione peroxidase, which translates to MSVFDYTVKTSKGEDFSLSNYEGDVLLIVNTATKCGFASQFDGLEELHQNYQDNGLRVLGFPSNQFMNQEPTSDDEMEDVCKINFGVTFPLFAKTNVKGKDANPLFKHLKSEKKGTMGDEIKWNFTKFLVDRDGAVVKRYAPQTKPSQIEDDIKAEIEKKQ; encoded by the coding sequence ATGTCTGTATTCGACTACACGGTAAAAACAAGTAAGGGAGAAGATTTTTCATTATCGAACTATGAAGGGGATGTTCTTCTAATCGTCAATACAGCGACTAAATGTGGTTTTGCATCACAATTTGATGGTTTAGAAGAGCTTCATCAAAACTACCAAGATAATGGCTTGCGTGTATTAGGATTTCCAAGTAATCAATTCATGAATCAAGAACCGACATCAGATGATGAGATGGAAGATGTGTGCAAAATTAATTTTGGTGTGACGTTTCCACTTTTTGCGAAAACGAATGTAAAAGGAAAAGATGCCAATCCATTATTTAAGCATTTAAAAAGTGAAAAAAAGGGAACAATGGGAGATGAAATTAAATGGAATTTCACAAAGTTCCTTGTTGATCGTGACGGAGCCGTTGTTAAACGATATGCGCCGCAAACGAAGCCTAGCCAAATTGAAGATGATATAAAAGCAGAAATCGAAAAAAAGCAATAG